The DNA window GGCGGTAGATGCAGCGCAGGTTGGTCGGTATCGATTTGGGGATCGCGTCGGCGCACACGGTACGGGTGCGTGACGAGGCCGGACGGGAGGTGTGCCGGCGGCGGTGCGAGCCGACGGTGGACAGCTTGTCGATGATCGAGTCCGCGGCGTTGGCCGGGGCGGCGCCGGGCACGCGGTTGGAGGTGGTGATCGAGCCGACCGGGCCGGCGTGGCTGCCGATCGCGGTGTTCTTCACCGCTCGGGGGCACCTGGTGTTCCGGGTGTCGAGTGCGAAGGCGGCGGATCTGCGCCGGTTCCTGTCGCGGCATGCGAAGTCCAACGGCATTGACGCGGACACCCTGGCACGCTTGCCGTTGATCGACCCGGACGGGCTACGGCCCCTCGAACTGCCGGATGCGGCAGCGGCGGCGTTGGACCGGCGGGTGCGCGCGTGTGACCGGCTGACCATGGCCGCGTCCGAGCACAAGGTGCGGATCAAGGACCTGGTCCGGCAGGTGATGCCGTGCACCCCGCTGACCGGTGATCTGGGCAAGGCCGACCTGGCGGTGCTGGAACGCTACGCCGACCCGCGTGCCCTGCTGCGGCTGGGCCGGGCCCGGCTGACCGCGCTGATCGTCAAGGCGTCCCACAACCACCAGGGCGCGGCGCGCGCCGAGCAGTGGCTGGTCGCCGCCCAAGCGGCGGTCGACCTCTACGGTGATCACCCGGCGGTCGCGTTCACCGACCTGGCCGCCGAGATCGCCACCGAGGTGCGGCTACTACGCGCTATCGCCACCGAGCTGGCCGCGCACGCGGCCGAGCGGGAGACCTGTTACCGGTGGGTCGACCCGATGCAGCTGGCCCGTAGCCTGCCCGGCCTGGCCGAGGTCGGCGGACCGGCGATGACCGCGGTCATCGGTGACGCCGCCCGGTTCCCCACCGCGGCGCACTTCAAGTCATACCTCGGGCTGGCGCCGCGCGCGTCAGAGACCGGTGACACCGACCGCAAGGGCCAGCCGATGTCCAAGGCCGGCTCCCGGCTGGCCCGGGCCACTCTGATCCGGGCCGCGGACTGGGCTCGCAAGCAGGACCCGCAGCTCGCGCGCATCTACCACCAGCAGATGGTCGAACGCGGTGCCGAACACCTCAAAGCCAGCTGTGTGGTCGCGGCCCGGCTCGCCGAACGGCTCTGGACCGTGATGCGCCGCCGCATGCCGTACGTGATCTGCGACGTCGACGGCACGCCGGTCACCCCACAGCAGGCGAAACAGATCATCGCCCAGCAGTGGACCGTGACCGAGGAGATCCGCCGCAGGCGGCGCAGCACCAAGCGCAGGGCGGGGAAGGCCCCTCACCAAGCCCTCACGGGACATGATCAAAAAGACGCTCGAAGCGTACGAACGAGGCGACCTTCCCCACCCGAATCCTCCGCGACACCGTCACGGACCGTCAAGCAACCCGCCCTCTTGACAACCGATCCTCGATAGGGAATCAGCGGGGGAAGTAGCGGTCCAGGTCGGGTGTGCGGAACTTGCCCGCCGGGTCCAGGTCGCGCAGCAGGGCCACGAAGTCGGCGTGCCGGGGGTACGCGGCGGCGACCGCCGCCGGGTCGAGCCCGAAGACCTTGCCCCAGTGCGGGCGGGGCGCGAACGGCTCCAGTCGCCGCTCGACCTCGGCCACCACCGGGGCGACCGCCTCGGCGTCGGCGATCCAGGTGAAGTGCACCGCCAGGCTGTCCCGCTCGTACTGCGGGCTCAGCCACAGCCCGTCGGCGGCGACCGTACGCAGCTCGCAGACCTGGAGCACCTCGGCGATCCGGTCCCGCGCCGGGTCGAGGGCGGCCAGGGCCTCGGCCGCCGCCGCCCGGGGCACGTGGTACTCCGACTGCAGCTCGTTCCCGCTGCTCGGGGTGAAGCCGAGCCGGAAGTGTGGCAGCCGCTCGTGCCACGGGCCGGGCTCCCCGAGCTGGGCGGTGCAGTTCGCCGCCGCCAATCCGGGCACCGGGTGGCACGGCTCGCCGGCCGCCGTCGTGCCGAGCCAGTCCGCCGGGGGCGGCGGCTCGTCGGCGAGCTGCTTGCGCCACACCTGGCCGATCCGGTCGCCGCGCCAGTCGGTGAAGAGGCTGACGCTGTACGCCGAGGCGAACGCCTCGTCCAGCGCCACGCGGGGCAGGCCGAGCCGGACGTACTGCCGCACGTCGAAGGTGGGCACCACGTCGAGCGTGACCCGGGTGACGACGCCCAGCGCGCCCAGTCCCACCACCGTCCCGGCGAACCGGTCCCCGTCGGCGTCCCGCCGTACGCTCAGCAGGTCGCCGTCGGCGGTGACCAGCTCCAGGGCGGAGACGGCGGTGGCGAGGTTGCCCACGCCGACGCCGGAGCCGTGGGTGGCGGTGGCGACCGCGCCGGCCACCGAGATGTGCGGCAGCGACGCCAGGGTCGGCAGGGCGTACCCGGCGGCGTGCAGCCGGGCGGCCAGCTCGCCGTAGCGCGCGGCGGCGGCCACGGTAACCGTGGCGCGCTCGCGGTCGATCTTGACGGTGGGCGGCAGCCCGGCCAGCGACACCAGGTCGCCGGTGGTGTCGCCGAGCCGGTTGAACGAGTGCCCCGTGCCGATCGCCCGGATCCGGTCGCTGCCGGCGACCAGCCGGCGCAGCTCGTCCACGGTCGACGGCCGGTGCCGCCGCGCGGCGGCGTACCGGATGTTGCCGGCCCAGTTGCGGCCCGGCACGGCCACCACCGGCTCCCGCTCGCCCACGTCGCCCTCCCGCCGCTGGCCCGGCGACCCATGCGAGGCCGGGCATCGTCCGGGAACGATACGCCGCCGGGCCGGCTCCCGGGAGTCGGGAGGCGGCCCGGCGGGACGGGACGCGGCTCAGACCTGCGGCATGACCTCGGCGGCGACCAGCTCGACGTGGTCCAGGTCGGCAAGGTCGAGCACTTGGAGGTAGATGCGCCCGCTGCCGGTCGCCGCGTACCGGCCGATCTTGTCGACGAGCTCGGCGGGGGTGCCGGCGAGGCCGTTCCCGCGCAGCTCGGCCGGGTCCCGGCCGATCGCCTCGGCGCGGCGGCGCACCTCCGCCTCGTCGCGGCCGCAACACAACACCAGCGCGTTCGACCAGCGCATGGTGCCCGGGTCGCGGCCCGCCTCGGCGCAGGCCGCGCGGACCCGCTCGAACTGCGCGGCCGTGTCCTCGACCGAGGCGAACGGCAGGTTGAACTCGTCGGCGTAGCGGGCCGCGAGGCGGGGCGTGCGCTTCGGCCCCCTGCCGCCGAGCAGGATCGGCGGGCGCGGCCGCTGCACCGGCTTGGGCAGGGCCGGCGAGTCGGCCACCGGGTAGTACTTCCCGGGGAAGTCGAACGTCCGGCCGGCCGGGGTCTCCCACAGCCCGGTGATGACCGCGAGCTGCTCCTCCAGCCGGTCGAACCGCTCCCCCACCGCCGGGAACGGGATGCCGTAGGCGGTGTGCTCCTCGGCGAACCAGCCGGTGCCGATGCCCAGCTCGACCCGGCCGCCGCTCATCTGGTCGACCTGCGCGACGGTGATCGCCAGCGGGCCGGGCAGCCGGAAGGTGGCAGCCGTCATCAGGGTGCCGAGCCGGCTGCGGGAGGTGTCCCGGCCACGGCGAGCAGCTGGTCGTAGCTGGCGCCCTGCTGGGGTTCGGTGAAGATCCGCAGTTCCATGGCCCGAGCATATGGGGAAAGGCGGAGAGCCTTCTCAGGGTTGGCCCAGGCCGGCCTCGCGGGCCCGCTGGATCGCCTGGCCCCGGTCGGCGACCTGGAGCTTGGTCAGCACGTTCGACAGGTGGTTGCGCACCGTCTTCGGGCTCAGCGTCAGCCGCCGGGCGATGACGACGTTGCCCAGTCCCTGGGCGACCAGGTCGAGCACCTCGCGTTCCCGGTCGGTCAGCTCGGGGAACGGCGCCCGCCCGCCCCCGCGGCCGCCGGCGAGGAAGCCGATCGCGCGGCTCGCCACCACCGGGCCGAGCAGCACCTCCCCGTTGGCCACCGCCCGGACCGCCCGCTCCACCTCGCCGGGGGCGGCGCCCTTGAGCAGGTACCCGCGGGCCCCGGCCCGCAGCGCCGCGAAGACCGAGTCGTCGTCGTCCAGCATCGTCACCACCAGCACGCCGGTGCCCGGGTACCGGGCGACGATCTCCCGGGTGGCCTCCACGCCGGAGCGCCCGTCGCCGAGGTGCAGGTCCATGATGACGACCTGCGGCTGCCGGAGGGCGGCCACCCGCACCGCCTCGTCGGCGTCGGCCGCCTCGCCCACGACCTCCAGCCCCGGCGTGGACGCCAGCAGCGCCGACATGCCGAGCCGGAACACCGGGTGGTCGTCGACGACCGCCACCCGGATGACCTCCTGCCCGCCCTGCTCACCGCTCACCGCCGCACCGCCTCCGCTCGCCCGCACCGCGCCACCGGCACCGCCGCCAGCACAGGTGGGGGCGACGCCGGCTCGGGGGCGGCCGGCCGGTCATCCTCGTACGGGGGCAGGCGGTCGGCGGGCACCCGTACGGTGACCGTCGTGCCGCCCTGCTCCCCGGGGCCGATCTCGCACACGCCGCCGATTCCCTCCGCCCGCTCCCGCATGGACAGCATGCCCACCCCGGCCGGGGCGTCCGCCGCGATCCCCCGCCCCGGATCGGCCACCCGCACGACGAGCCCGTTTTCGTCGTGGTCGACCACGACGCGGCAGGTAGCCGCCCCGGAGTGCCGCTGCGCGTTGCGGACCGCCTCGGCCACGATGCCGTACACGGCGGTGGCCACCGGCTCGGGCAGCGGCGACGGCACGGCCTCCACCAGCACGGCCAGCCCCGAGCCGTCGTACCGGCGGGCCAACTCGTGCAGGGCGGCGGCGAGCCCCCGCTCGCCGAGGACCGGCGGGAGCAGTCCGCGGGCCAGGTCGCGGACCTGCTCCACCCGCTGGTCCGTCTCGTCGCGCAGCCGGTCGAGCAGCGGACCGACCCCGGCCGGGTCGGCGCCGATCAGGTTACGGGCCGCCTGGAGGCCCAGCCCGATCCCGGCCAGCGCGGGGCCCAGCCCGTCGTGCAGGTCCCGGCGCAGCTTGCGGCGCTCCGAGTCGCGGGCCTCCGCCAGCCGGGCCCGGGAGGCGACCAGTGCCCGGCTCGCGGCGGCGAGGCTGGCCGCCGAGGACACCAACGGCAGGAGGTCGACCAGCGCCGACCGGGTACGCCCGTCCAGCCGCTCGCCGGCCCGGGCCCACACGGTCAGCCGCCCGACCTCCCGTTCGCCCCGCCGCAGCGGCAGCACCAGCGGCTCCCCCGCCGGCCCCGCCGAGGCGCAGTGGGCGGTGCACGGCTCCGGGCCGTCCACCTCGATCCCGCAGGCGCCCAGCCGCAGCAGGTCGGTCAGGGCCTGCGCCACCCCGTGGAGCACGTCGGCCGGGTCCTCGCTCGCGTTGATCCGGTCGCCGACGCCGCGCACCACCCCGAGCGGCTCGGCCGCCGCACCGTGGATCAGCCGGTCCACCCGCCGCTGCACCCACCACCGGCCCGGCTGCACGGCCGCCGCGACCAGGGCCGTGACCAGCACCCCGGGCACCGCCCGGCTGGCCGGGAGCAGGGCGTCCACGGTGGTCACCCCGACGACGTACGCGGCGACGAGCAGGAAGGTCAGCAGGAACCAGACCAGCGTACGGCGGACGGGGATCTCGATCCCCCACAGCCGCTGCCGCAGCACCACGGCCAGCACGGCGGCCGGAAAGAACGCCTGCGCGGCCAGCATCGCCACCGGCGGCAGCCACGACAGCACCAGCCAGTCCCAGTCGCGGGGCAGCGCCACCGGGGCGAAGCTCACCGCGAGCAGCGCCGTGCCGACGGCGAGCCAGCCCAGCCCGACCCGCTCGACGCCGGGCGCGACCCGGCGCCGCCACAGGATCCCGGCGGCGGCGACCAACCCGAGCACCGCCACCAGGGCGGCGAGCACGGGCTGCGCCCGCTCGGTCAGCGTCGCCCAGGCGGCGCTGGGGATCGGCAGCGGCGAGTCGGAGCCCGTGCCGCCCGGGCCCGGCCAGGTCAGCTGGAACAGCTCGAAGAAGCCGACGACGGCGCCGCCCACCGCGACGCCCGCCCGGGACCCCACCGGCAGTTTGCCCTCCCGAACCAGCCAGGGCAGCACCACGATCAGCGAGAGCATGCCCGGCGCCCAGCCCCAGTGCCGGGCCGAGGTGAGCCAGTCGGGGTCGGGCAGCCCGGGGTACACCCGGAGCAGGTCGACGTACTGGGCGCCGAGGGCGGAGACGCCGCCGCCGACGCCGGTCAGCGCGAGCAGCCAGGCCACGGGATGGGCGCGGCGCAGCAGGATCAGCCACGCCACCGCCCCGTACACGGCGCAGTCGGTGAAGTCGACGAGGAAGTAGAGCTGGGACAGCCCCCAGGGGCGGCGGGCGAAGGCCCAGCAGAGCGTCGTACCGGCGACCAGCAGCGCACAGGCGACCAGCACGGCCCAGGCGGCGGCCGGGTGGCGGCGGTCACCGCGGGCCGCCCCCGCGTCCGGCGCCCGGGGCGCCCACTCGATCAGCATGATCCGATCCTGGCAGTCGCGGCGTCAGTTGCCGATCCCCCGACGCTCCAGGCCGAATGTCAGCCCCGCGACAGTCAGCCAGAGCCCGCCGGGGACCAGGGCCAGGTACTGCAGCGGGACCACCTGGGTGGCCACGATCAGCAGGGCGGGCTGCGCGGTGACGGACACGGGGTACCTCCCGGTGGGTGAGTGGCTGTCGGGGTCGC is part of the Micromonospora olivasterospora genome and encodes:
- a CDS encoding transposase, which produces MQRRLVGIDLGIASAHTVRVRDEAGREVCRRRCEPTVDSLSMIESAALAGAAPGTRLEVVIEPTGPAWLPIAVFFTARGHLVFRVSSAKAADLRRFLSRHAKSNGIDADTLARLPLIDPDGLRPLELPDAAAAALDRRVRACDRLTMAASEHKVRIKDLVRQVMPCTPLTGDLGKADLAVLERYADPRALLRLGRARLTALIVKASHNHQGAARAEQWLVAAQAAVDLYGDHPAVAFTDLAAEIATEVRLLRAIATELAAHAAERETCYRWVDPMQLARSLPGLAEVGGPAMTAVIGDAARFPTAAHFKSYLGLAPRASETGDTDRKGQPMSKAGSRLARATLIRAADWARKQDPQLARIYHQQMVERGAEHLKASCVVAARLAERLWTVMRRRMPYVICDVDGTPVTPQQAKQIIAQQWTVTEEIRRRRRSTKRRAGKAPHQALTGHDQKDARSVRTRRPSPPESSATPSRTVKQPALLTTDPR
- a CDS encoding FAD-binding protein, with the protein product MPGRNWAGNIRYAAARRHRPSTVDELRRLVAGSDRIRAIGTGHSFNRLGDTTGDLVSLAGLPPTVKIDRERATVTVAAAARYGELAARLHAAGYALPTLASLPHISVAGAVATATHGSGVGVGNLATAVSALELVTADGDLLSVRRDADGDRFAGTVVGLGALGVVTRVTLDVVPTFDVRQYVRLGLPRVALDEAFASAYSVSLFTDWRGDRIGQVWRKQLADEPPPPADWLGTTAAGEPCHPVPGLAAANCTAQLGEPGPWHERLPHFRLGFTPSSGNELQSEYHVPRAAAAEALAALDPARDRIAEVLQVCELRTVAADGLWLSPQYERDSLAVHFTWIADAEAVAPVVAEVERRLEPFAPRPHWGKVFGLDPAAVAAAYPRHADFVALLRDLDPAGKFRTPDLDRYFPR
- a CDS encoding response regulator transcription factor, which gives rise to MSGEQGGQEVIRVAVVDDHPVFRLGMSALLASTPGLEVVGEAADADEAVRVAALRQPQVVIMDLHLGDGRSGVEATREIVARYPGTGVLVVTMLDDDDSVFAALRAGARGYLLKGAAPGEVERAVRAVANGEVLLGPVVASRAIGFLAGGRGGGRAPFPELTDREREVLDLVAQGLGNVVIARRLTLSPKTVRNHLSNVLTKLQVADRGQAIQRAREAGLGQP
- a CDS encoding sensor histidine kinase, giving the protein MLIEWAPRAPDAGAARGDRRHPAAAWAVLVACALLVAGTTLCWAFARRPWGLSQLYFLVDFTDCAVYGAVAWLILLRRAHPVAWLLALTGVGGGVSALGAQYVDLLRVYPGLPDPDWLTSARHWGWAPGMLSLIVVLPWLVREGKLPVGSRAGVAVGGAVVGFFELFQLTWPGPGGTGSDSPLPIPSAAWATLTERAQPVLAALVAVLGLVAAAGILWRRRVAPGVERVGLGWLAVGTALLAVSFAPVALPRDWDWLVLSWLPPVAMLAAQAFFPAAVLAVVLRQRLWGIEIPVRRTLVWFLLTFLLVAAYVVGVTTVDALLPASRAVPGVLVTALVAAAVQPGRWWVQRRVDRLIHGAAAEPLGVVRGVGDRINASEDPADVLHGVAQALTDLLRLGACGIEVDGPEPCTAHCASAGPAGEPLVLPLRRGEREVGRLTVWARAGERLDGRTRSALVDLLPLVSSAASLAAASRALVASRARLAEARDSERRKLRRDLHDGLGPALAGIGLGLQAARNLIGADPAGVGPLLDRLRDETDQRVEQVRDLARGLLPPVLGERGLAAALHELARRYDGSGLAVLVEAVPSPLPEPVATAVYGIVAEAVRNAQRHSGAATCRVVVDHDENGLVVRVADPGRGIAADAPAGVGMLSMRERAEGIGGVCEIGPGEQGGTTVTVRVPADRLPPYEDDRPAAPEPASPPPVLAAVPVARCGRAEAVRR